From Solea senegalensis isolate Sse05_10M linkage group LG19, IFAPA_SoseM_1, whole genome shotgun sequence, the proteins below share one genomic window:
- the tmem100a gene encoding transmembrane protein 100: MPEEAHKDAMRTPAAPEKANNNNNDHERPAATTVNIPLVNEVQLTAATGGAELSCYRCTIPFGVVVLIAGIVVTAVAYSFNSHGSTISYFGLVLLSAGLVLLASSAICWKVRLERKKERRRESQTALVTNQRSIFT; this comes from the coding sequence ATGCCAGAAGAAGCTCACAAGGACGCCATGCGAACGCCCGCGGCACCGGAGAaggccaacaacaacaacaacgaccaCGAGCGTCCCGCGGCGACCACCGTGAACATCCCGCTGGTCAATGAAGTCCAGCTGACGGCGGCCACCGGCGGGGCGGAGCTGTCCTGCTACCGCTGCACCATCCCGTTTGGCGTGGTGGTGCTCATCGCGGGCATCGTGGTCACCGCCGTGGCCTACAGCTTCAACTCGCACGGATCCACCATCTCCTACTTTGGCCTGGTGCTCCTCTCGGCCGGGCTTGTGCTCCTGGCGTccagcgccatctgctggaagGTGAGactggagaggaagaaggagaggcGGCGGGAGAGCCAGACCGCCCTGGTCACGAACCAGAGgagtatttttacttga